The Allorhodopirellula heiligendammensis genome includes a window with the following:
- a CDS encoding HU family DNA-binding protein produces MTKKEIVRVISEELGLTQQQTKEVVQRTFDSIIEMLVREGRIELRNFGVFEVKLRAARSARNPKTSQQVHVPEKYVVSFKPGKEMEQRVQDLSEQPGRPAWLDSDHEPQGTPPLKPTADATEQSARSTHSQNSKPAREADRPIRPTGEWG; encoded by the coding sequence GTGACCAAGAAAGAGATCGTACGCGTCATCTCCGAAGAACTCGGTTTGACGCAACAACAGACCAAAGAAGTGGTGCAACGGACCTTCGACTCGATTATCGAGATGTTGGTCCGCGAGGGACGAATTGAACTGCGAAACTTTGGCGTCTTCGAGGTGAAACTTCGAGCCGCTCGCAGTGCGAGAAATCCCAAGACCAGTCAACAAGTTCATGTTCCTGAAAAATACGTCGTCAGCTTCAAACCCGGTAAGGAGATGGAGCAACGAGTGCAGGATCTGAGCGAGCAACCCGGACGTCCGGCATGGCTCGATTCAGACCATGAACCGCAGGGCACGCCACCGCTTAAACCGACCGCCGACGCAACCGAGCAATCCGCTCGATCCACGCACAGCCAAAATTCGAAACCAGCTCGCGAAGCTGACCGTCCGATTCGCCCTACCGGCGAGTGGGGGTGA